CTCGTAATTGGTTATCAAATTATTGTAATTAAAGACAATAAACTAAAATTAGTGAACGACTGTTGACATGCTGTTGCGGCTGGTGGAAGGTGTGTACACACGTACACATCACCTGGTCTCGCTCCTATGTCGAACCGCACCTCGCAAGCTCTGATTCGTCGACCCGCCGCACTGGGCGCGCGTGTGCTCTCGGCGCTGACGTTCCCGCATCCCGTCGCCAGTGTTGCGGAAGCGCTTGATACGCGGCTGCGTTTGCGGACCTCCAGCGGGCACATCCCTGCGCGGGTGGTGGCGGTGGACCGGCCAACCGGCGACAGCGTTCGGCTCACCCTGCAGCCACTCGGCCGCTGGTCGGGTTTTAAGCCGGGACAGTTCGTCCAACTCGCCGTCGAGGTCGATGGCGTGCGCCGAGTGCGCTGCTTCTCGCCGGCGCAGTCGGCGCACCGTGAAGGTGGCCTGCTGGAGTTCACGATCAAGGTGAACGCGCAGGGTCAGGTGTCGCGTTATCTGTACGAGCACGCCGTGCCGGGGCTGTCGCTGGCGCTATCCGAGCCGCAGGGTGATTTTCACCTGCCCGTATGCCGGCCCGATCGGATTCTGCTGATCAGCGGTGGCAGCGGGATCACGCCGGTGCTCTCCATGCTGCGGACGCTGGTGGATGAGGGCTATGCCGGGCGTGTGAGCTTCTTGCATTACCTGCGCCGGCCGCAGGATCAGGTGGCCGCAGAAGAACTCGCCGCCATTGACCAAGCGCAGGCCAACATCGATGTCCATGTCGTGTTCACCGATCCGGACCACGCCGATCAGGGGGCTGATGCCGGTCATTGCACCGCGGCACAGCTCAAGCGCCTGGTGCCTGACTTCGACCAGGCCGCCACCTGGCTATGTGGCCCGGCTGGATTAATGGCCGCCGTGGAGGCCATCTACAGCGAGCATGGCTGCGCTGAGCAACTGCAGACCGAGCGGTTCTCGCTGGCCCCGATCGAGCTGGCCAGCGGTGACGCCGCCAGCGGCGAGGTGCGTTTTGCGCGCAGCGAGCGATTGATCGACAACAGCGGCGCGACGCTGCTGGAACAGGCCGAGGCGGCCGGGCTACGCCCGCAGCACGGGTGCCGCATGGGCATTTGCAGCACCTGCACCTGCCGCAAGCAGTCCGGCGCCGTGCGCAATCTGCAAACCGGCGAAATTTCCACGGAGTCCGATGAGGACATCCGAATTTGTATTTCACAGCCCGTGGGTTCCGTGACGCTGGACATCTAGTCCCGCCCGTTCCCCGGCTGATTACCCGAACGCTAGACGTCTCAAGGAGGCATCCAATGGCTGAATCAACTGCATCTCAGGCACCCGTTTTAACCCCTGAACAACTCGAGGCTTTCGGGCAGGAGCTCGACGCACTGCGTGACCGCGTGCTGGCGGATCTCGGTGAACGTGACGCCCGCTACATTCGCAAGGTCATCAAGGCGCAGCGTCGTCTGGAGGTCGGTGGCCGAGGCCTGCTGTTCCTGAGCTTCTTCCCCCCGGCTTGGGTTGCCGGCACGCTGGCGTTGTCCGTGTCCAAGATCCTGGACAACATGGAGATCGGCCACAACATCATGCATGGCCAGTACGACTGGATGAACGATCCCGAACTGGCGGGCGCGAACTTCGAATGGGACACCGCCTGCCCGGCGGACCAGTGGCGTCATTCCCACAACTACATGCATCACACCTTTACCAATGTGCAGGGTGTGGACCGTGACATTGGCTATGGCGTGCTGCGTATGTCCGAGGACAAGGCTTGGCACCCCTACTTTCTGTTGAACCCTCTCTGGGCGTTTCTGCTCGCCGTGTTCTTCCAATACGGTGTCGCCTTGCATGACCTGGAGGTCGAGCGGCTGCGCAAAGGCAAACGTGATAAGCGTGAGGTGATGGGCATCGCCAAGGGCATCTGGCGCAAGACCAGCCGCCAGACACTGAAGGACTACGTGCTGTTTCCGCTGCTCGCGGGTCCGGTCGCGCCACTGGTGTTCGCCGGCAATATGACGGCGAATCTGGCGCGCAATCTATGGAGCTACACCATCATTTTCTGCGGTCACTTTCCGGATGGTACGCACCAGTTTTCCCGTGAGGTGCTGGATGACGAGCGTCCGGGGCATTGGTATTACCGCCAGCTGCTGGGCTCGGCCAATCTGACCGGCGGGACGTTGTTCCACATCATGAGCGGCAACCTGAGCCACCAGATCGAGCACCATCTGTTCCCGACCTTGCCGGCACATCGCTACGCGGAGATCTCCGACGAGGTGCAGGCGATCTGTCAGCGCTACAACCTCCCGTACAACAAGGGCCCGCTGCGCAAGCAGTTTGGCACCGTGGTCAAGCGCATCGCGCGACTCTCGCTGCCCAACCGGCTGGTCGGCCTGCCTGCCGCGGCGGCCGCCTGATGGCCTGCCGGTCGGGGTCGCGGGACGCCGGCCGGCGGGGTGCTACGCTCTGCTACCGCGATTCGGTCTGAGGACGACATGACAAGCAAGGATGCATTTGCCGGCTCCAAGGCCGAGGCATTGCTGGAGGCCCACGTGGCCTGGCTGGTTGCCAGATGGGACAGCGAGGGCCTGGAAGACGAAGTCGGGCGCCGGCTGGATGCCGCCTTGGCCGTGGCCGATCAGCTCAAGCTGGAGGATGTGGTCACGCTGCGATCCATTCAGCAGACGGCCATTGGCTATGCCTCAGACATGACGCTGGGCGGGGCCATTCCAGCACTGGTGGGCGACATTGCCACAGCGCTTTATGAGCATCCGGTCCACGAGAAGACCCGCCTGGAGCAGCTGATGCCGGACAAGCAGTTCGAGGAGCTGCTGGACAAGGTGCTGGAGCTGCGTGAACTGCGCGAAGCGGTGGTGCATGAATCCGTCTCCAACCCCATCTTCGCGAATCTGATTACCGAGCTGCTGTACTCGGGCGTGCGCGACTATGTTGCGACCAGCACCAAGTTGGCCGGCAGGTTGCCCGGGGCCAAGTCCGCGATGAAATTTGGCAAGGCGTTTGTCGATCGGGCGCGGCCTGAGCTGGGCAATTCGCTGGAAGACGGCATCAAGACCTACGTCAACAAGAACACCCAGACCAGTCTGAACGCCAGCGAACGCTACCTGCTGGATGCCTTCGAATCTGACGAGTTCCGGCAGGTGGTGCTGGACTTGTGGGACGAGAACAAGCATCTCTCGGTGGCCAGCGTGCGGGATTTTGCCGGTCAGCTGGATATCGAAGAATTGTTCGTCATTGGCTACGAGTACTGGCAGCACCTTCGGCAGACTCCGCTCTACCAGCAACTCATCGAATCCGGCATCGAGGTGTTCTATGACACCTATCGCAAGACACCGCTGACCGAGATACTCGAAGACATCGGTGTGACGCGCGACATGATGGTGCGTGATGCCATGCGTTTCCTCCCCAAGATCGTCCGGGCCCTGCGCAAAAAAGGGTTGCTGGAATCGGCTATCCGGCAGCAGCTGGAGGATTTTTACCGCTCTGACGCCGCCGCGGCCGTGCTGAACGACCGCTGAAGGCTTTGGGAAACACGCGCGCACTCACGGCGCCTCGGCAGCGCGACGTTTTGACGCAAAACGGGGCGGTTATCGGACGCTTGAACGAAGTTCGTGCCGTTTAATTAATTGCTCAGGCGTGTCTTGGCGCGGCGGCCGGCCTGTAGCTGGTGGTAACGCGACACCAGCGAGGCCCAGGGGTGACTCAGGTCCAGTTTGGGGAATTTCGGCGTATGAATGGCCTGGTGCCCCTGTGGGGTCAATTCCAGCAGCCAGTCATCGCCGTCGGGGTGCGGTGCCAGGCATTCCTCGTCGATCAGGTGGCGTAGCGCCGCAGCGACGTCTTCGGTGCGGACCTTGGCGCGCTGTCCGATTTCATCCAGCAGTGTTGTTCCCAGCAGCCGTCCTGTCGCCGAGATATTGAGATCGCGATAAATCGCCAGAATCATTGTGGCAGCCACCTGCACGTACTCGTCCGCCGGCTGGTGTCTGCGGTCCTCTGATGCGCTCAGATTAATGGGCTCGTTCATTGGCGATTGCTCCAGAACTTGCGTGAACTGAGGCGAACACTGGCGTTGGCGCCCAAAGATCATATCTGTGGATTACGGTTGGCAGTGGTCGG
Above is a window of Abyssibacter profundi DNA encoding:
- a CDS encoding fatty acid desaturase family protein; its protein translation is MAESTASQAPVLTPEQLEAFGQELDALRDRVLADLGERDARYIRKVIKAQRRLEVGGRGLLFLSFFPPAWVAGTLALSVSKILDNMEIGHNIMHGQYDWMNDPELAGANFEWDTACPADQWRHSHNYMHHTFTNVQGVDRDIGYGVLRMSEDKAWHPYFLLNPLWAFLLAVFFQYGVALHDLEVERLRKGKRDKREVMGIAKGIWRKTSRQTLKDYVLFPLLAGPVAPLVFAGNMTANLARNLWSYTIIFCGHFPDGTHQFSREVLDDERPGHWYYRQLLGSANLTGGTLFHIMSGNLSHQIEHHLFPTLPAHRYAEISDEVQAICQRYNLPYNKGPLRKQFGTVVKRIARLSLPNRLVGLPAAAAA
- a CDS encoding ferredoxin reductase; translation: MSNRTSQALIRRPAALGARVLSALTFPHPVASVAEALDTRLRLRTSSGHIPARVVAVDRPTGDSVRLTLQPLGRWSGFKPGQFVQLAVEVDGVRRVRCFSPAQSAHREGGLLEFTIKVNAQGQVSRYLYEHAVPGLSLALSEPQGDFHLPVCRPDRILLISGGSGITPVLSMLRTLVDEGYAGRVSFLHYLRRPQDQVAAEELAAIDQAQANIDVHVVFTDPDHADQGADAGHCTAAQLKRLVPDFDQAATWLCGPAGLMAAVEAIYSEHGCAEQLQTERFSLAPIELASGDAASGEVRFARSERLIDNSGATLLEQAEAAGLRPQHGCRMGICSTCTCRKQSGAVRNLQTGEISTESDEDIRICISQPVGSVTLDI